The following are encoded in a window of Impatiens glandulifera chromosome 5, dImpGla2.1, whole genome shotgun sequence genomic DNA:
- the LOC124938477 gene encoding pentatricopeptide repeat-containing protein At5g43790: protein MLKPPVNSIFNHRSLHLLQRCKTLRSLNQAHAQIITTGLILHTYPISRLLLISSSIASITYTLTIFYQFHSPSIFLFNTLISSFATNHHLQLAFSLYTQVISTHLHNPNQYTYPSLFKACGSLFCLSHGRSLHAHVFKFLDPPYDRFIQTSLVDFYSRCGRVDNARKVFDRITQPDLVTWNSMLSAYTRKYSSIDSDANCSLEVLVLFKEMQISHVMPNELTLVALITACANLGLLSQGIWAHGYVLKQKLDLNRFVGTSLIDMYVSCGCLYLARQLFDRLPERDTFCYNTMIKGLAIHGYGHQALDLFEEMELDEELSPDEATIVVIITACSHSGLTDKGCEIFDSMMEIHGIEPRLEHYCCLVDLLGRAGRFKEAEERIMRMPMKPNEIIWRSLLAAARIHSNLESGEIALRNLIELDPETSGNYVLLSNLYARIGKWDDVNRLRKLMKDRKIEKMPGVSMVEINGVMHEFLTGDRRHSMSVDIYLKLEEIFSKVKLYGHKAETKEVLFEIEEEEKEDALSYHSERLAIAFALIVSDEAGDYSTPIRIIKNLRVCSDCHAITKVISRIYDREIIVRDRTRFHHFKEGNCSCSDFW, encoded by the coding sequence ATGTTGAAACCACCTGTAAATTCCATCTTCAACCACCGGAGTCTTCATCTTCTACAACGATGCAAAACCCTACGTTCTCTCAATCAAGCACACGCCCAAATCATCACAACGGGTTTGATCCTCCACACTTACCCAATCAGCCGTCTTCTCCTCATCTCTTCCTCCATTGCCTCCATAACCTACACTCTCACCATCTTCTATCAATTCCATTCCCCatcaatctttctcttcaacaCCCTTATCTCCTCTTTCGCCACCAATCATCATCTTCAACTTGCTTTCTCACTTTACACCCAAGTTATCTCCACCCATCTTCATAACCCAAATCAATACACCTATCCCTCTCTTTTCAAGGCATGTGGCTCTCTTTTCTGTCTTTCACATGGCCGTTCCCTCCATGCCCATGTCTTCAAGTTTCTTGACCCACCTTATGACCGTTTTATACAAACCTCCTTGGTCGATTTCTATTCAAGGTGTGGAAGAGTTGATAATGCACGGAAGGTGTTTGATAGAATTACCCAACCAGATTTAGTCACTTGGAACTCTATGTTGTCAGCTTACACCCGGAAATATTCTAGTATTGATAGTGATGCTAATTGTTCTCTGGAAGTCCTGGTTTTGTTTAAGGAAATGCAAATATCTCATGTTATGCCCAATGAATTAACCTTGGTCGCTTTAATTACTGCTTGTGCCAATTTGGGTCTTCTTTCGCAGGGTATTTGGGCTCATGGTTATGTGTTAAAACAGAAACTTGACCTAAATCGGTTTGTGGGTACCTCCTTGATAGACATGTATGTAAGTTGTGGTTGTCTTTATTTAGCACGCCAACTGTTTGATAGATTGCCTGAAAGAGACACATTCTGTTACAATACAATGATTAAGGGTTTAGCTATTCATGGTTATGGACATCAAGCGCTTGACCTATTCGAGGAAATGGAACTAGACGAAGAATTATCACCCGACGAAGCTACTATCGTTGTGATAATAACTGCCTGTTCACATTCCGGATTGACAGACAAAGGCTGTGAAATTTTCGATTCAATGATGGAGATTCATGGGATTGAGCCGAGACTTGAACATTACTGTTGTCTTGTGGATCTTTTGGGACGAGCTGGACGGTTTAAGGAAGCGGAGGAAAGGATTATGAGGATGCCAATGAAGCCCAATGAGATCATATGGAGATCATTATTGGCAGCTGCAAGAATCCATAGTAATTTAGAAAGTGGCGAAATTGCGTTGAGGAATTTGATTGAATTAGATCCTGAGACTAGTGGGAACTACGTGCTTCTCTCGAATCTATACGCTAGAATTGGGAAATGGGATGATGTGAATAGATTGAGGAAGTTGATGAAAGATCGAAAGATTGAGAAAATGCCTGGAGTTAGTATGGTTGAGATTAATGGCGTGATGCATGAGTTCTTAACCGGCGATAGAAGGCACTCGATGTCAGttgatatatatttgaaacTTGAGGAGATATTTAGTAAGGTTAAATTGTATGGACATAAGGCAGAAACCAAGGAAGTTTTGTTTGAGatcgaagaagaagagaaagaagatgcTCTTTCTTACCATAGCGAAAGGTTGGCTATTGCTTTTGCCCTTATTGTTTCGGACGAGGCAGGCGATTATTCAACACCTATTCGGATAATAAAAAATCTTCGGGTTTGCAGCGATTGTCATGCGATTACTAAGGTTATTTCAAGAATTTACGATAGAGAGATCATTGTTAGAGACAGGACTCGgtttcatcatttcaaagagGGGAACTGCTCTTGCTCAGATTTTTGGTAA